AAATGGCACGACTGAAAGATCTATATAAATCTAAAATTGCTGCACAAATGCAGGAGAAATTCGGTTACAAGTCTGTTATGGCAATACCGAAGCTCGAGAAGGTAGTTTTGTCTATGGGTGTGGGCAACGCAATTCAGGACAAGAAGTACCTCGATCAGGCAGTGAAAGACCTTACTTCGATCTCGGGGCAGAAGCCGCTGGTATGCAAGGCCAAGATCAGCGTTTCAAACTTCAAGCTCCGTGCAGGTGAGCCGATTGGGTGCAAGGTAACTCTCAGAGGTGAGAGGATGTACGAATTCCTTGACAGGCTTATAAACCTTGCAATTCCAAGAGTGAAAGACTTCCGCGGTCTGAGCACAAAAAGCTTTGATGGGAGAGGCAACTACTCTATCGGTTTTGCAGAGCAGAGCATTTTCCCCGAAATTGATTCGGTGAATATGTTTGCCCCTCAGGGTCTGAATGTAACTTTTGTTACCACAGCGGATACCGATCAGGAGTGTCGTGAGATGCTTACGATGTTTGGTATGCCCTTTAAAAAATAATGTTAACGGAGTGATCGATGTCAACAAAGGCACTTGAAAACAAAGTAAAAAAGAAGCCCAAATTCAGGGTACGCGGATACACAAGATGTGAGCTCTGCGGAAGATCCAGAGCTGTTTACAGAAAGTTTAAGATTTGTCGTATTTGTTTCAGGAAGCTTGCCAATGAAGGCAAAATTCCTGGCGTGAAAAAGACAAGTTGGTAATGCAGAATTATTCCACTACGGAGTTTTATAGATGAGCTTAAGCGATCCAGTTGCTGATATGCTGACGAGAATAAGAAATGCTGTTATGGTGAAGCAAAATGAAGTAACCGTAAAAGCAAGTAAAGTATGCGAGGGTATTGCCCAGGTGCTTTTGAGTGAAGGGTTCATAAAAGAATATGACCGCATTGAAGACACAGGGCAGGGTATTCTGCGCATAAAATTGAAATATTCTGAGCTGGGCACACCGGTTATCACTGATTTGCAGAGAGTCAGCACCCCGGGAAAAAGGGTTTACGGCTCCGTTGAGGATCTGCCCAGAGTGCTTGGCGGATTGGGCGTGTCAATCGTTTCAACAAGCCAAGGCGTGTTGAGTGATGTTAATTGCCGCAAGAATAAAATTGGCGGCGAAATTCTTTGTACGGTGAGCTGAATTATGAGTCGTATCGGAAGAAAACCTATAGATTTACCCTCCGGAGTGAGTGTAGAAGTTGGCTCGGGCAAGGTCAAAGTAAAAGGGCCTAAAGGCGAGCTCTCGGAAAATGCTTACTCGGGCATAGACATTAAAGTTGAAGACAGCAGTGTTGTTTTTGAAAACACGAATCCTGCAGACAGAAAACTGCAAGCGATGTTTGGAACAATGAGGGCTCTGGTAAACAATATGATTACCGGCGTTACCAATGGCTTTTCAAGAGAAATGCAGATCTTTGGTACTGGTTTCAATGTTAAGGAACAGGGCGGCAAGCTTATCCTCAATGTTGGTTACTGCCATACTGTTGATATACCTGTGCCAAAAGGCATATCGATTGAGATCAAAACCGCAGCCACAAAAGGTAATGATGTTCCCGCTGTGTTTACTATTTCCGGAATTGACAAGCAGCAGCTTGGTCAGTTTGCCGCAAACGTTAGAGCGGCACGTCCGCCGGAGCCGTATCAGGGCAAAGGTGTGCGTTATGCTGATGAATTTGTACGCCGCAAGGTCGGCAAGGCATTTGCATCCTAATTCGGCAGGTTAAAAAATTTGTTTCGGGCTTGAAAAATGAGATATAAAAGACTTAAGCAATCAAATAGAAGGCGTAAATACAGAGTAAGGAAGAAGGTTAAAGGTGATTCTGACCGCCCTAGACTCTCTGTGTATCGCTCAAATAAAAATATTACAGCTCAGATAATTGATGACCGCAGCGGGGTTACCCTCGCATCTGCGAGCACCATGCAGGAAGCTTTGAAAAAAGACATTGGTCATGGCGGCAACGCCGAAGCAGCGAAGACTGTCGGCGAAACTCTGGCTAAGCGTGCTTCCGAAGTGGGGATTAAGCTTGTAAGATTCGATCGCGGTGCATACAGATATCATGGCAGAGTTAAGGCTTTGGCTGATGCTGCCAGAGAAGCCGGACTTGTATTCTGAATTTAACGTTAGCGGAGATATAAATTGGCTAAAGCATCAGATAATTATACAGCACAAAGCGATTCGGCATTTGAAGATCAGGTGGTTAAGATATACCGCTGTGCAAAAGTTGTTAAAGGCGGCCGTAAGTTCAGTTTTGCTGCACTTGTCGTCGTTGGAGACAGAAACGGCACAGTAGGAATCGGCTACTGTAAAGCAAATGAGGTGCCGAATGCGGTAGAGAAGGCCGTTAAAGAAGCCCGTAAGAATACGGTGAAAGTGGCTTTGAACGAAGGTACTATAACCCATGAGGTTGTCGGGAAATGCAGGGCAACGCAAGTAAGATTGCTCCCTGCCAGCTCGGGTACTGGAGTTATTGCAGGTTTGAGCAGCCGTGCTGTTCTCGAGCTTGCAGGTGTCCACAACGTTCTAACTAAGATTTATGGGAGCACTTCTCCCAAGAACGTGGTTAAAGCAACTCTCGACGGGTTGTGCAAACTCAAAAGCAGAGAAGAAGTAAAATCTCTTCGCGGTGTGGAACTTGAAATCTGAAAAAGGTGGTGAAAGTCGCTATGTTGAGTCACGAGATAACGAAAAATGCCGGCAAAAATAAGGCTCCTTCCCGTATTGGAAGAGGCCGAGGCAGTGGAAATGGAAAAACTGCTGGCCGAGGACATAAAGGACAGAAATCCAGATCTGGGCACTCCCGCAAGGCAATGTTTGCCGGCGGTAACATACCTGTATTCCGCAGGCTTCCCAGAGTTGGCTTCAGCAATTATCATTTTGCTAATAACTACGAAATTGTGAATGTAGTTCAGCTTGAGAAGTACTTCGAAGACGGCTCTACCGTTGGCGTGGAGCAGCTCGCAGAGCATGGTCTTGTTGGAAGTTCTGCAAGCAGGGTCAAGATTCTTGGTGATGGACAGCTTACTAAGAAACTGACAGTACAGGCGCATAAATTCAGCAAAAGTGCACAGGAAAAAATATCCAGCTGCGGCGGTACGGCAAGTGTCGTGGCCTGAGGCTGTAAATGAGGTGTGAGTAATGTTCAGCAAGTTAGTAAACGTTTTCAAGATACCTGACCTACGCAAGAAGATACTGTTTACAATAATGCTGCTATGCATTTACAGGGTAGGATTCCATATCCACGTGCCCGGAACAGATAATGAAGTGATTCAGCAGCAGACAAGCAGCAGGGATTCTTCTTCGCCTCTCGGCAGAATGGCCGAGACGATGCAGATGTTTACAGGCGGTACGCTGAGCCGGAGTTCACTCTTCGGGCTTGGGATTATGCCTTACATCTCTGCTTCAATTATCTTGATGCTTCTGGGGGAAGTTTGGGAACCGCTTAAAAAGCTCAGGCAGGAAGGTATGCAGGGGCAGCGAAAAATACAGGAGTACACCCGATATCTCACGGTGCCCTTGTGTGTGATTCAGGCCCTTATGATAATGACGTGGCTAAGGTCGATGGGCGGTATATATCCCGGAATGGAGTTTTCTACCACTCTGCTCGGGGTTATAGGTATGACCGCCGGCACACTCTTTTTGATGTGGCTCGGCGAACAGATAGATGAATACGGTATTGGAAACGGCATCAGTCTTTTGATTATGGCTGGTATCCTTTCGAGAATGCCGGGAACAGTGGTTCAGGTCGCTCAAAATTCTACCTTACAGGTGGGGGCTATCGAAGGCCAGTACGGGCCTGGCAAGATTATGTTTATTGTTGCCGCTTTCCTCTTTGTGGTAGCGGGGGCGATCCTCATTACTCAGGCACAGAGAAGAATACCAATACAGCAGGCACGTCAGATGAGAGGCCGCAGGATGGTTGGCGGAGTTCGCCATTATCTGCCGTTGCGTGTTAATCACGGCGGCGTAATGCCGATTATCTTTGCCTCAAGTTTGATGATGTTCCCGGGAATCATAATAGATCAGATTGCCAAGATTGGTACGCTGGGAGGAAGTCCGGTTATGATGTACCTTGCAGGTGCGTTTACTCCGCAGGCCTGGACATACAACTTCGTTTATATTGTAATGATCTTTGCTTTCTCATATTTCTGGACTACTGTACAGTTCCAGCCGAAAGATTTGGCGAAAAGCCTTCGTGATCAGGGCAGTTTTGTGCCAGGGCTTCGCCCGGGGCACAGAACCGCAGAATATCTTGAGAAGGTGATGACAAGAATTACATTTTACGGGGCATCTTTCCTCGCAGTGATTGCTGTAGTACCTCAGCTTGTTACAATCCTTATGGGTGTTGACTGGGTAGTAGCTTCCTTCCTCGGAGGTACCGGTCTTCTGATTGTGGTAAGTGTTTCGCTTGATCTTGTTCAGAGAATTGAATCCCAGCTCGTAATGCATAATTATGAAGGATTCTCCGATTCAGGTAAGATTAAAGGTGCAAGAAGATGATAGTAATACTCGTAGGTCCGCCGGGAGCAGGAAAAGGAACTCAGTGCAAGAAACTGGTTGAACAGTTTGATATGAAGCACCTTTCCAGCGGAGATATATTCAGAAGCGAGATTGCCGGCAAAACAGACCTCGGCCAGAAGGCCAAGCAGCACATAGACAAAGGTGAGCTTGTGCCCGATGAGCTTGTTATAGATATGATGATTTCAGCCGTTAAGAATGCCGATTACAACTGCATTCTCGATGGATTCCCGAGAACTCTGCCTCAGGCGGAGCAGCTCGATAAAGCTCTCGAAAAGGAAAATACCAAAATTGATGCTGTGATTGAGCTCGCTGTCAACGACGAAACAGTTGTCCAGCGGATTTCCAAACGCAGAGTCTGCCCAGACTGCGGGGCTGTGTATCACCTTGAAACTATGCCTCCAATGCAGGATGGGATATGCGATAAATGCGGCAGCAAAATTATCCAGCGGGATGATGATAAGAGGGAAGTTGTTCTTGAAAGACTCGAAACTTATCATAAAATGACTGAACCGATCATCTCGCATTACAAAGATGCGTCTGCTGCTTATATTGAAATAGATGGCTCACAGCGGCCCGAAGCGATAACTAATGATATCGCTCAAAGGTTGAAAGAAGCATAGGGAATGGGTTTTTCCATTAAAAATAGCAGCGAAATTGAAAAAATGCGAGTTTCAGGCGGAATTGTCCGCAAGGCTCTTGAAAATGTAAGAAGTATCTGCAAGCCCGGTGTAACAACCGCAGAGCTTGATGAAATAGCTGCTAAAACTGCTGAAGAAGTAGGTGCGGCAACGCTCTTTAAAGGGCAGAAATCTCCGCATACTCCCAAGCCGTTTCCCGGTGCTGTATGTGCTTCGGTAAACGAGCAGGTAGTACACGGCATCCCCTCCAGCAGGGTTGAGCTCTCTGAGGGCGATATTGTGAGCGTTGATTTCGGCGTAAAGCTTGATGGTTATTGCGGAGATTCAGCCGTTACGATTGCCGTAGGCGAGGTTTCCGCTCTCAAGCGTAAACTGATGGACGTTACTAAAGCAGTTTTGGATATTGCTATAAATAATATGGCTCCCGGGAAGAAATGGAGCGGGATAGCTGCTCAGATGCAGGCAAAGGCCAAGTCTGAGGGGTTTTCCGTGGTGAAAGAGCTTGTAGGCCATGGCATCGGCAAGGAAATGCACGAACCCCCGCAGGTGCCGAATTTTGTTGATAGATTTACGCTCAACAACGATTTCACCCTTAGAGAAGGGATGGTAATAGCTGTTGAGCCGATGATAAACGCCGGCAGAGGCGCAGTTAAAACTTTAAGAGACGGCTGGACAGTGGTAACCAGAGATGGAAGACCAAGCGCTCATTTTGAGCACACTATAGCTGTTACAGCCTCCGGATGTGAAGTGATGACTGGATAACTGAAAAGGTTACTATGGGTAAGAACGACGGAATAAGAATCGAAGGTAAAGTGCTTGAAGCTATGCCGAATGCTGTTTTCAAGGTTGAGCTTGAAAATGGACATCAGATTGAGGCGCATGTTTCAGGTAAAATGAGGATGCATTTTATTCGTATCCTTCCCGGAGATACTGTAGTAGTAGAAATGAGTCCATACGACTTAAGTAAAGGTCGTATTGTTTTAAGAAAATAGAACGCCGCATAAGCGGCCATTTAGCGGACAGGTGCTGATATGAAAGTTAGAAGTTCAGTAAAGCGTATCTGTGAAAGTTGCAAAATTATAAAGAGGAAGGGCGTGATCAGAGTAGTCTGTTCTGCCAATCCGCGTCATAAGCAGAGACAGGGCTAACCCTTTAATTTCGTAAGGAGCAATTATGCCTCGTATAGTCGGTGTAGATGTACCAAACAATAAACAAATATTCTATTCTCTTCTGTATATACACGGAATCGGGAAACATTATTCGAAGAAAGTCCTTGAAAAGGTTGGTATAGAACCAACCCGCAGGGCTGACCAGCTTACTGATGAAGAGCTCACGAAACTCTCTCAGCTTATCACTGATAAGTATGAGATTGAAGGCCAGCTCAGAAGGAAAGTTGTTCAAGATATTAACAGGCTCAAAGAGATTGGCTGTTACAGGGGCTTCCGTCATAAAAGAGGCCTGCCCTGCCGTGGACAGCAGACACAGTGCAACTCCCGCACGCGTAAAGGCAAGAAGAAAACAGTTGCAGGCAAGAAGAGTGTTAAGGCGTTACGCTGAATCTGTGAATTTATTAGCAGGATAATATTTAAATGGCTAAAGCTACTAAAAGAAAAACAAGAAAAAATGTACCTAAGGGTGTGGTGCATATTAAATCTACCTTCAACAACACCGTGGTAACTATCACCGATATGGAAGGCGCATCTCTCTGCGCTGCTTCAGCCGGACAGATGGGATTCAAGGGCTCAAGAAAGAGCACACCTTTTGCCGCTCAGAAGGCCGCTGAAAAGGCTGCTACTGAAGCAAAAAGGCACGGGCTTAGAGATGTTGAAATTCAGGTGAAAGGACCGGGGCAGGGAAGAGAATCAGCTATTACTGCGATTCAAAGCTCAGGGATCAGAATTTCATCTATTGAAGACGTAACACCTATACCGCACAACGGCTGCCGTCCTCCGAAACGCCGCCGCGTGTAAGGTGGTTCAAATAAAGCTTTATTAAAAATATGGATTACAAGTAACAGATTGCATTTTCCGGTTTGCCGACCGGTTATGCGGGAACCTTGTTTGAAGAGGCAATAATATGCGTATAACTTGGAGAGGCATCGAACTGCCTACAAAGTTCGAGATTGACAAAGAAATATCGAATGTGTATTACGGCAGGTTTGTCGTAGAGCCGTTTGAAAGAGGCTTCGGTACTACAATCGGTAACAGCCTGAGGCGTGTTCTGCTTTCCTCGATTGA
This window of the Sedimentisphaera salicampi genome carries:
- the rplE gene encoding 50S ribosomal protein L5, producing MARLKDLYKSKIAAQMQEKFGYKSVMAIPKLEKVVLSMGVGNAIQDKKYLDQAVKDLTSISGQKPLVCKAKISVSNFKLRAGEPIGCKVTLRGERMYEFLDRLINLAIPRVKDFRGLSTKSFDGRGNYSIGFAEQSIFPEIDSVNMFAPQGLNVTFVTTADTDQECREMLTMFGMPFKK
- a CDS encoding type Z 30S ribosomal protein S14 — its product is MSTKALENKVKKKPKFRVRGYTRCELCGRSRAVYRKFKICRICFRKLANEGKIPGVKKTSW
- the rpsH gene encoding 30S ribosomal protein S8 yields the protein MSLSDPVADMLTRIRNAVMVKQNEVTVKASKVCEGIAQVLLSEGFIKEYDRIEDTGQGILRIKLKYSELGTPVITDLQRVSTPGKRVYGSVEDLPRVLGGLGVSIVSTSQGVLSDVNCRKNKIGGEILCTVS
- the rplF gene encoding 50S ribosomal protein L6; amino-acid sequence: MSRIGRKPIDLPSGVSVEVGSGKVKVKGPKGELSENAYSGIDIKVEDSSVVFENTNPADRKLQAMFGTMRALVNNMITGVTNGFSREMQIFGTGFNVKEQGGKLILNVGYCHTVDIPVPKGISIEIKTAATKGNDVPAVFTISGIDKQQLGQFAANVRAARPPEPYQGKGVRYADEFVRRKVGKAFAS
- the rplR gene encoding 50S ribosomal protein L18 produces the protein MRYKRLKQSNRRRKYRVRKKVKGDSDRPRLSVYRSNKNITAQIIDDRSGVTLASASTMQEALKKDIGHGGNAEAAKTVGETLAKRASEVGIKLVRFDRGAYRYHGRVKALADAAREAGLVF
- the rpsE gene encoding 30S ribosomal protein S5 produces the protein MAKASDNYTAQSDSAFEDQVVKIYRCAKVVKGGRKFSFAALVVVGDRNGTVGIGYCKANEVPNAVEKAVKEARKNTVKVALNEGTITHEVVGKCRATQVRLLPASSGTGVIAGLSSRAVLELAGVHNVLTKIYGSTSPKNVVKATLDGLCKLKSREEVKSLRGVELEI
- the rplO gene encoding 50S ribosomal protein L15, producing the protein MLSHEITKNAGKNKAPSRIGRGRGSGNGKTAGRGHKGQKSRSGHSRKAMFAGGNIPVFRRLPRVGFSNYHFANNYEIVNVVQLEKYFEDGSTVGVEQLAEHGLVGSSASRVKILGDGQLTKKLTVQAHKFSKSAQEKISSCGGTASVVA
- the secY gene encoding preprotein translocase subunit SecY; this encodes MFSKLVNVFKIPDLRKKILFTIMLLCIYRVGFHIHVPGTDNEVIQQQTSSRDSSSPLGRMAETMQMFTGGTLSRSSLFGLGIMPYISASIILMLLGEVWEPLKKLRQEGMQGQRKIQEYTRYLTVPLCVIQALMIMTWLRSMGGIYPGMEFSTTLLGVIGMTAGTLFLMWLGEQIDEYGIGNGISLLIMAGILSRMPGTVVQVAQNSTLQVGAIEGQYGPGKIMFIVAAFLFVVAGAILITQAQRRIPIQQARQMRGRRMVGGVRHYLPLRVNHGGVMPIIFASSLMMFPGIIIDQIAKIGTLGGSPVMMYLAGAFTPQAWTYNFVYIVMIFAFSYFWTTVQFQPKDLAKSLRDQGSFVPGLRPGHRTAEYLEKVMTRITFYGASFLAVIAVVPQLVTILMGVDWVVASFLGGTGLLIVVSVSLDLVQRIESQLVMHNYEGFSDSGKIKGARR
- a CDS encoding adenylate kinase, producing MIVILVGPPGAGKGTQCKKLVEQFDMKHLSSGDIFRSEIAGKTDLGQKAKQHIDKGELVPDELVIDMMISAVKNADYNCILDGFPRTLPQAEQLDKALEKENTKIDAVIELAVNDETVVQRISKRRVCPDCGAVYHLETMPPMQDGICDKCGSKIIQRDDDKREVVLERLETYHKMTEPIISHYKDASAAYIEIDGSQRPEAITNDIAQRLKEA
- the map gene encoding type I methionyl aminopeptidase, translated to MGFSIKNSSEIEKMRVSGGIVRKALENVRSICKPGVTTAELDEIAAKTAEEVGAATLFKGQKSPHTPKPFPGAVCASVNEQVVHGIPSSRVELSEGDIVSVDFGVKLDGYCGDSAVTIAVGEVSALKRKLMDVTKAVLDIAINNMAPGKKWSGIAAQMQAKAKSEGFSVVKELVGHGIGKEMHEPPQVPNFVDRFTLNNDFTLREGMVIAVEPMINAGRGAVKTLRDGWTVVTRDGRPSAHFEHTIAVTASGCEVMTG
- the infA gene encoding translation initiation factor IF-1, whose translation is MGKNDGIRIEGKVLEAMPNAVFKVELENGHQIEAHVSGKMRMHFIRILPGDTVVVEMSPYDLSKGRIVLRK
- the rpmJ gene encoding 50S ribosomal protein L36, which gives rise to MKVRSSVKRICESCKIIKRKGVIRVVCSANPRHKQRQG
- the rpsM gene encoding 30S ribosomal protein S13, whose translation is MPRIVGVDVPNNKQIFYSLLYIHGIGKHYSKKVLEKVGIEPTRRADQLTDEELTKLSQLITDKYEIEGQLRRKVVQDINRLKEIGCYRGFRHKRGLPCRGQQTQCNSRTRKGKKKTVAGKKSVKALR
- the rpsK gene encoding 30S ribosomal protein S11, which gives rise to MAKATKRKTRKNVPKGVVHIKSTFNNTVVTITDMEGASLCAASAGQMGFKGSRKSTPFAAQKAAEKAATEAKRHGLRDVEIQVKGPGQGRESAITAIQSSGIRISSIEDVTPIPHNGCRPPKRRRV